Proteins from one Desulfallas thermosapovorans DSM 6562 genomic window:
- a CDS encoding EamA family transporter, giving the protein MNRRDLTLALLVVTIWGANFTVIKLGLDSIPPMLLVALRYTFAALPAILFVKRPAIGWRYIVVYGMTVGVGQFACLFYAMNIGMPASIASVILQSQAYFTFLFAAIFLKESIKPSQMVGLVLAGFGLWFIGGNVGSERAAPSIPFGPFLLTLLGAAFWGLSNIVVRYVDKQSVSHGQKLDMLSLVVWSSLIPPLPLFAFAILLDTPKTLLYAIVNLNAISVFAVLYLAFCATLFGFYTWSTLLAKYPAGKVAQMSLLVPIAGLVTAQIVLGEQLSKMQWLGCMIIFIGLVTSNFGGILIHRVFNSFESNKFF; this is encoded by the coding sequence ATGAATAGACGCGATTTAACACTTGCTTTACTAGTTGTAACAATATGGGGAGCAAATTTTACCGTAATCAAATTAGGGCTAGATAGCATACCACCCATGCTGCTGGTTGCTTTACGATATACCTTCGCAGCTCTGCCTGCAATCCTTTTTGTCAAACGCCCGGCAATAGGATGGCGTTACATTGTTGTGTATGGAATGACCGTTGGGGTTGGGCAATTTGCTTGTCTGTTTTATGCAATGAATATAGGAATGCCAGCTAGTATCGCTTCCGTTATTCTTCAGTCTCAGGCTTATTTTACCTTTTTATTTGCTGCAATATTTCTAAAAGAATCAATAAAACCAAGCCAGATGGTAGGTCTGGTCTTAGCTGGATTCGGACTTTGGTTCATAGGCGGAAATGTTGGAAGCGAAAGAGCCGCGCCCTCAATTCCTTTTGGCCCGTTTTTATTAACACTTCTTGGGGCTGCCTTTTGGGGACTCTCAAATATAGTAGTCAGGTATGTTGACAAACAAAGTGTTTCTCATGGACAAAAACTGGATATGTTAAGTTTGGTGGTATGGTCAAGTCTTATACCTCCATTACCTCTTTTTGCTTTTGCAATACTGCTGGATACACCAAAAACATTATTATATGCTATAGTTAATTTAAATGCCATATCTGTGTTTGCAGTGCTTTATTTGGCCTTTTGCGCAACCTTATTTGGTTTTTATACCTGGAGCACATTGCTTGCGAAGTATCCTGCCGGAAAAGTAGCTCAAATGTCCCTTCTTGTTCCCATAGCCGGTTTGGTTACTGCACAGATTGTTCTGGGGGAACAGCTTTCAAAAATGCAATGGTTAGGCTGCATGATAATATTTATAGGTCTGGTCACATCTAATTTTGGTGGTATTTTAATACATCGTGTTTTTAATAGTTTTGAAAGCAATAAATTTTTCTAA
- a CDS encoding molybdenum cofactor biosynthesis protein MoaE translates to MLIYVVRGVCIEVKKVLPSIDEWLKEAKADPMAAQVGMFLVHNGVVRQTPKARVRQGLDDGSLVTGMEFAYDAVKVDAAIAETYKMDGIYYVKVWLNEGLLEVGDDIMYVLVGGDIRPHVIDALQFLVEKIKTECVTEIELK, encoded by the coding sequence ATGCTAATATATGTAGTACGAGGAGTGTGTATTGAAGTGAAAAAAGTATTACCATCTATTGATGAATGGCTCAAAGAGGCCAAAGCGGATCCAATGGCTGCGCAGGTAGGGATGTTTTTAGTCCATAATGGTGTTGTTCGTCAGACGCCCAAAGCCAGGGTTCGCCAGGGGCTTGATGATGGTTCGCTGGTAACAGGAATGGAATTTGCCTATGATGCAGTGAAAGTGGATGCGGCGATTGCGGAAACTTATAAAATGGATGGCATTTACTATGTTAAAGTTTGGCTTAACGAAGGTCTGCTTGAGGTTGGTGATGACATAATGTATGTACTGGTAGGCGGCGATATTAGGCCGCATGTTATAGATGCCCTGCAATTCCTGGTTGAAAAAATCAAAACCGAATGTGTTACGGAAATAGAGCTAAAATAA
- a CDS encoding M24 family metallopeptidase: MRLTPADELARRVSALQKLLQKKNIDGALIMQSADLFYFAGTAQRAHLYVPALGKPLLLVKRSFARATQESALEDIMSLDNVKEMPRILNNYGFKDIKILGLELDVLPAAQYLRYQKLFAPAQIVDISGLIRTVRMVKSAYELDLLRAAASLNHTLFSQVQDFLQEGITELELAGQLEAVFRRAGHQGFVRMRGFNQEIFYGHIMSGTNLAIQSSIDSPTGGPGVNVSFPQGAGYKRIARDEPVLVDYVGVYDGYMADQSRIFCLGRLSDKLVQAYETAVEIQETIKKMAVPGASCADLYQRAVDMAAASGYGENFMGYPEPVPFIGHGVGIELNEWPVLAAGFKMPLEEGMVIALEPKFIFPEGAVGIENTFVVGKKGLETLTVFDEQIIYLGQK, encoded by the coding sequence ATGAGGCTTACTCCGGCAGACGAGCTGGCCAGGCGAGTTAGCGCATTGCAAAAACTATTGCAGAAAAAAAACATTGACGGGGCTTTAATTATGCAGAGCGCGGATTTGTTTTATTTTGCAGGTACCGCCCAGCGTGCACATCTTTATGTACCGGCCCTGGGAAAGCCTTTGTTGCTGGTAAAAAGAAGCTTTGCCCGTGCGACGCAAGAATCTGCCCTGGAAGATATAATGTCTCTGGATAACGTCAAGGAGATGCCACGTATATTAAACAATTACGGTTTTAAAGACATAAAGATTTTAGGTTTGGAATTGGACGTGCTGCCCGCTGCGCAGTACCTGCGTTACCAGAAGCTTTTCGCACCTGCGCAAATAGTCGATATCAGTGGTTTAATCCGTACGGTGCGCATGGTTAAATCAGCCTATGAGCTGGACCTGCTCCGGGCTGCCGCCAGCCTCAACCATACACTCTTTTCCCAAGTCCAGGATTTTTTGCAAGAGGGCATTACCGAGCTGGAATTGGCGGGTCAGTTGGAAGCAGTGTTTCGCCGGGCGGGTCACCAGGGTTTTGTGAGAATGCGTGGGTTTAACCAGGAGATATTCTATGGCCATATCATGTCGGGTACCAATTTGGCTATACAAAGTTCCATTGACAGTCCCACCGGGGGACCGGGTGTTAACGTGTCCTTCCCCCAGGGTGCGGGCTATAAAAGGATAGCCAGGGATGAACCTGTGCTGGTGGATTATGTGGGTGTTTACGATGGCTATATGGCAGACCAAAGTAGGATATTTTGCCTCGGACGGTTGTCTGATAAACTTGTTCAAGCTTATGAAACAGCTGTAGAGATTCAGGAAACCATCAAAAAAATGGCGGTGCCGGGGGCGTCTTGCGCGGATCTTTATCAACGCGCCGTTGATATGGCGGCTGCATCCGGTTACGGGGAAAATTTTATGGGCTATCCCGAGCCTGTGCCTTTTATTGGCCATGGGGTGGGTATAGAGCTTAATGAGTGGCCGGTATTGGCCGCCGGCTTTAAAATGCCGCTGGAAGAGGGTATGGTTATTGCCCTGGAACCCAAATTTATTTTTCCGGAAGGTGCTGTGGGCATAGAAAATACTTTTGTGGTCGGTAAAAAAGGCTTGGAAACATTGACGGTTTTCGACGAGCAGATCATCTACTTGGGGCAAAAATAG
- a CDS encoding nucleotidyltransferase domain-containing protein: MVDNIIKSIAEKLSSLPYIEGIVLGGSRARGIHTENSDIDIGIYYDLELFDINAINQFATELDDEHRSNLVVPPGAWGDWINGGGWLIINGYHVDLILRDLIRVEQVMKDTEQGIVTANYQTGHPHGYISAMYRGELAISKILYAKNESLCELKKQAETYPAALRKSLVDFFIFEAEFSLMFVKANLSAGDKYYIAGHVFRIISCLNQVLFACNNAYCINEKKAIKLLDTFEYKPEKYAERVNHIFEVLGPSIIECCEMTEKLYYEVKQIVSEIDSL; this comes from the coding sequence ATGGTAGATAATATTATTAAATCAATAGCAGAGAAATTATCCTCTTTGCCTTATATAGAAGGTATTGTTTTAGGCGGTTCACGTGCAAGGGGCATCCATACGGAGAATTCAGATATAGATATCGGCATCTATTACGACTTAGAATTATTTGACATAAATGCTATTAATCAATTTGCTACAGAGTTGGATGACGAGCATAGAAGTAACCTAGTTGTACCTCCTGGAGCATGGGGTGATTGGATTAATGGCGGAGGATGGTTGATTATTAACGGATATCATGTGGACTTAATTTTACGTGATTTAATACGGGTGGAACAAGTGATGAAAGATACGGAGCAAGGAATTGTTACTGCTAATTATCAGACGGGGCATCCCCATGGATATATAAGTGCTATGTATCGGGGAGAATTAGCGATTAGCAAAATACTATATGCTAAGAATGAAAGCTTATGCGAATTAAAAAAACAGGCAGAAACTTATCCAGCTGCTTTGCGGAAAAGTTTAGTTGACTTTTTTATATTTGAAGCGGAGTTCTCTTTAATGTTTGTAAAAGCAAATTTGAGCGCAGGCGATAAATATTATATTGCAGGTCATGTTTTTCGTATTATTTCATGCTTAAATCAAGTACTATTTGCATGTAATAATGCTTATTGTATCAACGAAAAGAAAGCTATAAAACTGCTTGATACTTTTGAATATAAACCTGAAAAATATGCCGAAAGGGTTAATCATATTTTTGAAGTACTCGGTCCTTCCATTATTGAATGTTGCGAAATGACTGAAAAACTTTATTATGAAGTGAAACAAATTGTTTCTGAAATAGATAGTTTATAA
- a CDS encoding YmaF family protein yields the protein MGYGLFYPKKRTHVHSYRNKTSFDVRHLHSMGGTTGPTIGSGRSHVHRLSGTTTFNDGHSHKYNSLTGPAIPVGPGLHVHRYSGKTTVNGRTPHTHRYSGVTAPAPDDV from the coding sequence ATGGGTTATGGACTGTTTTATCCGAAGAAAAGGACTCATGTTCACAGCTACCGAAATAAAACCTCATTCGATGTAAGACATCTACATAGCATGGGAGGCACTACAGGTCCAACAATAGGGTCTGGCCGTAGCCATGTGCACCGATTAAGCGGGACTACAACATTTAACGATGGCCATAGTCACAAATATAATTCATTAACAGGACCAGCCATACCGGTTGGGCCTGGATTACATGTCCACAGATATAGTGGGAAAACAACTGTAAATGGCAGGACACCACATACCCATCGCTACTCTGGTGTTACTGCCCCGGCCCCGGATGACGTGTAA
- a CDS encoding GrpB family protein, with protein MSNNSSMFTTDEELYKNTVGELKPHNAPITPVEYDPSWPELFEREANRIYSVLGSKALQIEHVGSTSVPGLCAKPIIDMLLVVEDSADEPSYVPALEAAGYTLRIREPEWFEHRLFKGPDTDINLHVFSSGTSEIDRMLRFRDWLRFNESDRHKYGQVKQDLAKNKWRHIQHYADAKTSIVQEIMERANANICSTRSVY; from the coding sequence GTGTCTAATAATAGCTCTATGTTTACGACGGATGAAGAGCTGTATAAGAATACGGTTGGTGAGCTGAAGCCGCACAATGCACCTATCACTCCTGTCGAATACGATCCGAGTTGGCCTGAATTGTTTGAACGGGAGGCAAACCGGATTTATTCAGTACTCGGCAGCAAAGCATTGCAGATTGAACATGTTGGCTCGACCTCGGTGCCGGGGCTTTGTGCCAAACCAATAATTGATATGTTGCTGGTTGTGGAAGACTCAGCCGACGAGCCATCATATGTCCCGGCATTGGAAGCAGCAGGCTATACACTACGGATTCGAGAACCCGAGTGGTTCGAGCACCGCCTGTTCAAAGGACCCGATACCGACATCAATCTGCATGTGTTCAGTTCGGGCACATCTGAGATTGATAGGATGCTGCGCTTTCGTGATTGGTTGCGGTTTAATGAATCTGATCGTCATAAATATGGACAAGTCAAGCAAGATTTGGCAAAGAATAAGTGGCGGCATATTCAGCACTATGCCGATGCCAAAACATCAATAGTGCAGGAAATAATGGAAAGAGCGAATGCTAATATATGTAGTACGAGGAGTGTGTATTGA